Within the Plasmodium relictum strain SGS1 genome assembly, chromosome: 12 genome, the region atttttaactTAAAAATCAAttaagtattattttttttttaatgagcAAGAATTCTGAATTCAGAATAAGAAGGAATaagaaaagaataaataatttatcattaatattgaaaaataaaataataaattcattCTAAAGAcggaaaatattttatattcaaaTATTTATGGTAAAAGGgtaatttctatttttgaaaaaaaataaaaaaataaaaagataaaataaaaataaattacaaaaaaaaaattaagtgtTATAACATATAcatgaatatattaaaaaaaaaggttggagattaatatatatttttaagtatataCTTTATAAAGTATCAGGAAAATTTcctatatttataaaatcttGAAACCTTtcgttatttttaaaataagataACCTAACTTTCATAAGAACAggttttttcttaaataatttattaacaaTTTTTAGATCTTGagtaatttttgttttttcaaAAGGTAATAATTCACTGGATGATGCTGGaaatatttctaattttatataattaggGACTACAgcctaaaaataaaaaggtatatatatatatatatatatatatataaaataagttaaaatatattaacctataaaaatatatataatatataaaaataaaaaatgaaaataaatttttagtaCCTCAAAAACAAATGAACTTATTAAttcatttgatttatttGAATATGTAGCTTTAATAATAGTTATTTCTGAATCTAAATTTTCCTTttcaaaattaaatataatttcaatatcatttttttcatatattttcattgGATTTATTTGAACTTTCTGTTCTATTTTATCATCTATTATATttaactataaaaaaaacaataaacaTGCATAtgcattatatataaaagtgtCATATTCCTATATTATATATGATATATAATCATATTTtaaatcatataaatatatttatataataaaaaaattaaaatttacatttaaaatatcattttGCTTATCTGCTTGTATATCTTCcaaaaataaattcaaaGAATCATATcctacaaaaataaattaaaaaaatgaaaaattgtATTGTCTacgtataaatatatataaagtatatttagtaataaaacattttacaataatgaatatattgTTAAAACAAACTTGAAAATCACAatgtaataatatataaacaagaaatataaaattaatagttCGATacatagataaaaaaaaaaaaaaagaattacaagaattatatatgcttagataaataataaaatggaCAAATTTTACCATTTCCATTTGCACaattttgtaaattattttttggtTGATCAATCGAAATATTTCCAAAAAGATCTGCCAAAATATCTTCATTCTTTTTACTTGCAATTTCtaaatcattttcatttttcgtACTAGTATTTGAAAAATTGTCAACAATTGTTTCTCTATTTGTTACAGATTCATTTATGTTAGAATTATCATTTAAACTAAAATCAttgataatattaaaatcttcttttttcttagaatcttcatttataatatggttaatatttttaataaaagtattatttatatccAAGTTATCTTTATTGGTGAAATTATCATTATGTTTATTGTCTGAATTTTGTAAACCTAGCACATCATCAAGATCTAATAAATCTACGCATgcattatttgaattatcaTTAATTGTATAGTTTTCCGTGTTTGTTTTATTAGAAATAtcaataattttatcattgcatatattttcttcatctacttgtaattctttttttttatttatttttttattacaaggTATACGTAATAAAACATAGTCTCTGATATCATCCCACTGAGGATTCATAAATTCGTGGAATTCGCATGCTCTTTGTTGTATCTCTATagatctattttttttatatttttgaattattttttctattttttttctttgagaAGGAAATCTTACTGTTAATTTATTTAGACACATCAAAATATATTGCATAATAATGttattatcatcattatttatattttcatttatattacaGCATACATTCGAATTACCATTATTAGGAGTGTCTTCTAAAATATTTAgagatttattatatataatattatgaaTAGGATCTTTTACATTTATGCTATGTAGCTCTTTAATGCTATTCCCTTCATATGTTTTaactattttttctaataaatcaaaaacaTCATCATAAGTAACAGTTATTATCTCTTGATCTGGTCctacatttttttcttgaattaataaatcaccaAATTCTCCAATACACCAAATACCTACTTGTATCAGTGCATACTGATCTAAATTTTCtctaatagaaaaaaaaagcttaAAGACAACATATGAATGAAATTCTGGGTTTtgtaaaagataataaatgaaatcaTCTTTAATATGATCTTGTATAAAATTTCCAGctaaacaaaataattttatatatgtatctAATAAATACTGAATATTTGGTGCATATTTATTGACAGAAACACAAATATTAGAAACAATATCACCTTTAATTTCCATATCAGCaactaataaataatttaacaaCTCTTTTACCATAGTTTTTAAAGATTCTTTTGTAATAAGAGCAAATGCAACATCTAATGCTTTCTTTCTTATACTTATATCCTGGTCTTTTAAACACTCTATAATAgtatttctatatatatgcaaTGTTTTAggatctttttttaataatttctgTAAAGTGCATAAACCAACATAtctaatattattatcattgttCTGTAAAAATTTTCCCAAAACATTTACAGCTAATACTAGTAAACCAGGATCTGTAGATATATATGTGATTGTTTTAACACATTCATATAAAATTGCATTTCCTACATTTTTCAAAGAATCTGTATTTGTAGCTACTTGAGCCAATATAGAATTTACCTCTTCCATATCATATGAGTTGTTTTGATTAACactaatatcattttttgaatataaattattttcttttgataaatttttattagatgTATGCTTATTTGTTTCATTTTCACTAAATACATTGTTACAATGGTTTCCcgtttcttctatttttaagttaaaatattttgttgtagactcattttcattaatattatcatCTGAGTTTaagtattttaataattttaatattttaacttGTAAAAAAGGATCATTAATACCGTATATATCATATTCTGCTCCATGAGAATATCCCGACATAACACAACTTTTCAAAATCTTTacaattttatttgtatgaatttttaaaacgTTTTTGTATTGAggttttttttctattaatgaAATCATTAAACTGATTCCTGCACTCAAAACACCATGATTCCTATCATCTAGCAAATTACTGattttatctaaaaataaatcttCTATatcatttgttttttttaatatacgAATGGCGCACATGGTTGCTTTCTTTTTTATGTAGGggttattaatatttatcataTCAAGGATTTCATGACTTAAGGAAGAACACATTTCACTATTTGCAATATTTCCTAAAGCACATAAGGCTATTCCATTAATATACTGATTACTATTTCTCAGATCATTCTTAATGGAATTTGTTACTAGCATTAAAATATCAGTATTTTCATCTAGAAGTATAGTTAATCCCAAATATCCAATTCttttataagaaaatttatttgatgcaattaattttaaacatTCTATTTGCCCAAAATGAGTGGGATAACCTagcatatttataaataatagttTAGCAACATTTCTATGCCTATAAATATTATCTTCCTCTTTAAAAGCAGTTCTAATTAATGCACATTCTTTAGCAACAACTGATCTTTCTTCAGCAGCAGTTTTACAACTTCTTATATTTCGAATTAACTCTCTTAATTTTATTGACATTACTTTATACCTTTTTCTGCtttagttttttatttttttttttttccttatgtttttttatcttctatttttttttttttttctcttatttccttttttttttattcttataattttccttcctttttctttcttttatcttttttttttcttttttttttttttctttttttcaataaacCTTTAAAGccactatttttttattttttttttcataattaatatgtatatctaaagaaaaaaaaaaaaaataatatattattcttataattcttaaataaaattttagaaaTTAGTACTACATATTTATccataaaaaatacatatataaaaaaaaaaataaataaaaaattaataatatatttatatataactatttatttatacgaaaaataaaatgttactataaaaaatatgtatctTGTTGAATATCTGTTCatgcattaaaaaaaaaaaatttatatttcctTTACATAATATCTGTTTTTTTATGTCTTTaccaataaaaaaaaaaaaagaaaaaaaaaagaaaaaaaaaaaaagaaaaaaggaattatgaaataaatacatGCTTAAATTGGTTATAGAACAatacaattaaaaatttattatttatatttttaaaaacgtAAATGTTATATTTTCAGCCAATGTGTGTTAGTACgccttttaaataaaataaagaaaatttaatttttaataaaattactattaataaaaattacctcattttatttctttttttttatatacatgcCTATTATAATTAGTATTAACAATAGATTTTAtttgtaataatttaaatttgtttgttaagaataaaaattaataaaaacagagagaaaaaaaaatgcaatatgccatttatataatagattaatatataattaatcagtaaaaaatatataaattattcttaaaataaaaattacatatcctgataataaatttaaatttaaaacaaaaattgatattctaaaattatttatttcgtAGTAtgcttttctttttcaatgtGTATGTATTAGCGCAAACTATTAAAAGCTattatttattctatttttaataaatgcaTATATTACACAAGAAAAATAGTATAAAACCATGACCATTTAGTTAAATGttttatgaataatttttattaataaaaattataaattaatttatataagaatatttcacaaattaaatatatcttttcatttttcaacaaaataataaattataaaaatactgCATAAGCGAATTTATATAAGCATATTAAGGGATAAAAAGAAGAATGTTATTCCCGTGcatctattttttatatatattttattatatataatgaatatactatttcattttttttttcttttttttaatttatattcatgTGAATAACAAGGGTTTAATTTTATCgttatttatattcatcattattgtaaaaaattCTAATGATTGATTTAAACTACTGAAATTAAGtattttaatacattttacttttataaggAAATAAAACTGAAGAAATGAGTAAAAACcacttttaaattaaattataaattcgGTAGGAAAAACTACctattatttttagaaaatttttcctttttttatattaaattattttaaaaaccAAGTGTAAATACGATACATAATagtataatgaaaaaaatactgCATTATTCCCTTACACTTTGCttacatttttctttttcagaATTTTTCTAACATtcgataaaaaaaaaaaaaataaaataaattttttattgcaAATCTAAATAtatcatatatttaattaaaattttaaattaataaattattaatatataaaacttcattataattacttttttaatacattctttaaattttatataacattaaattttataggATAACATATATCTAATTAAAATTGtgtacattaaaaaaaaaaaaaaaaaaaagataatataaaaatattaaattaaaatttataatcattaattacatgtaataaaaatatggaGGGCTAATTAACAAATATCAAATGTTAGTGGcacttaatttttaatttttttttttttttttttatcaattttcTGAATgagttaatttttattaaatatattatgcttcagtaatgaatatatttatgttatctattttaataaacctttttttttaatgattttataGATACAATATTACAGAAAATTTGCAATTTTATGTCTTTctaaaaaagttataaataaataatgtagCATGAAAATGAGTTGAActgaatattattaattttgcataaaaagaaaaaaaatgcaaatgatttttatatattaaatttttatattcatttataaaataaataatttcattatttatttaaaatttgataattataactttttttttttttttttaatattaataaataataaaaaaaaaaatttttttttttttgcgtATGAAatctatataataattaaaataatattaaaaagaaactGTAGAATACGTTTATGAggtttataattttttaatatttaataaattaaagattaataaaataagaaagaaaaaagaatgaaaattttaaatgattattttaatttacagTATTTTAAAAGTGTAttcttaaatttattaaaaaaagatagcaagacaaatatttttaatgtatcATCTAGTAATcctaataaagataatacaATAATtacatctttttttaaatcagaAGATTTATCTGAAAATGACAGAAATGTAGTAGAATTATATAATGATAAGAAAATTAGCAAAAGCATGCTGATTAAATATATCGAAAGGAAAGACAAAACATGGTTTAGAGGAAAGATACATTTAATGTTAGTATTTTTATCTCCAATATGGATATTTCACATGCTAAATTTATCAAAAACAGCTACAACAAAAATGTGTACATCAATAGCAATattatgcattttttttaatttttttgcatCATTTCTGTTGCATAATTTTGAATGGAAAcctcaatttttttttttaattgaaaaattGGATCATTTTggcatttttttaatgataagTGGATCTTCATTGCCAGTACAGGCAttgttatttaataaaaggaaacttcttttttttatatcactCCAATCTATGTCTATATTTTTTGGATTCATTTGCATTTTTTGTAGTTGCTTTTCTTCAGGAAATAGATTTATAAGGgcatttacttttttatcaGCAGGATTTTTACATTCATTATTTCTCAAGGATTATTTTATGTCATTATATACTAgtgaatttatatttttagtagCACTAGCTGTTTTATATGTTATTGGAGCTGTCAtatattcaataaaaaagCCAAACATTATTCCTggtataattattatttatataatttttatatatttctttgttaaatatataaatgtgtGTGTTTATTTGTAAAGTTTTATTTctctaaaaataattatttttatattcattcttattttttgtaaCTCTTTTATTaagattattttaattttcttttcttttttttattcacaGGTCTAATTGAGTTTCATGAAGTATTTCATGTTTGTTGCTTAGGAAGTGCCCTTTGTACTTTTGCTTTGAATTGTAGTGTTATAAAAAGAAACACGTAAAAATTCTCACTAATTCTTTTTCCTTGGATactcataaaaaaaaaatttgtactcttattttttctattaatgagaatgatacatatataaaataataacacTTAATGCTATATACTACTATATATAGtaaattgaaaatatatacttttattaattagaTTATTATCGAAATACATCTTATAATATGAAGTAATTttacattaaataatatataattaaataattctacTAAtagtatttaataaaataattttttattgtataattATTTAGTATATGctgttataattttatacatCCATCTTGaatcattaaaatattaattgtaatatatattttatattaaatatttttttatattttaaattataatttaatactACAT harbors:
- the HlyIII gene encoding hemolysin III, putative gives rise to the protein MKILNDYFNLQYFKSVFLNLLKKDSKTNIFNVSSSNPNKDNTIITSFFKSEDLSENDRNVVELYNDKKISKSMLIKYIERKDKTWFRGKIHLMLVFLSPIWIFHMLNLSKTATTKMCTSIAILCIFFNFFASFLLHNFEWKPQFFFLIEKLDHFGIFLMISGSSLPVQALLFNKRKLLFFISLQSMSIFFGFICIFCSCFSSGNRFIRAFTFLSAGFLHSLFLKDYFMSLYTSEFIFLVALAVLYVIGAVIYSIKKPNIIPGLIEFHEVFHVCCLGSALCTFALNCSVIKRNT
- a CDS encoding AP-1 complex subunit gamma, putative, yielding MSIKLRELIRNIRSCKTAAEERSVVAKECALIRTAFKEEDNIYRHRNVAKLLFINMLGYPTHFGQIECLKLIASNKFSYKRIGYLGLTILLDENTDILMLVTNSIKNDLRNSNQYINGIALCALGNIANSEMCSSLSHEILDMININNPYIKKKATMCAIRILKKTNDIEDLFLDKISNLLDDRNHGVLSAGISLMISLIEKKPQYKNVLKIHTNKIVKILKSCVMSGYSHGAEYDIYGINDPFLQVKILKLLKYLNSDDNINENESTTKYFNLKIEETGNHCNNVFSENETNKHTSNKNLSKENNLYSKNDISVNQNNSYDMEEVNSILAQVATNTDSLKNVGNAILYECVKTITYISTDPGLLVLAVNVLGKFLQNNDNNIRYVGLCTLQKLLKKDPKTLHIYRNTIIECLKDQDISIRKKALDVAFALITKESLKTMVKELLNYLLVADMEIKGDIVSNICVSVNKYAPNIQYLLDTYIKLFCLAGNFIQDHIKDDFIYYLLQNPEFHSYVVFKLFFSIRENLDQYALIQVGIWCIGEFGDLLIQEKNVGPDQEIITVTYDDVFDLLEKIVKTYEGNSIKELHSINVKDPIHNIIYNKSLNILEDTPNNGNSNVCCNINENINNDDNNIIMQYILMCLNKLTVRFPSQRKKIEKIIQKYKKNRSIEIQQRACEFHEFMNPQWDDIRDYVLLRIPCNKKINKKKELQVDEENICNDKIIDISNKTNTENYTINDNSNNACVDLLDLDDVLGLQNSDNKHNDNFTNKDNLDINNTFIKNINHIINEDSKKKEDFNIINDFSLNDNSNINESVTNRETIVDNFSNTSTKNENDLEIASKKNEDILADLFGNISIDQPKNNLQNCANGNGYDSLNLFLEDIQADKQNDILNLNIIDDKIEQKVQINPMKIYEKNDIEIIFNFEKENLDSEITIIKATYSNKSNELISSFVFEAVVPNYIKLEIFPASSSELLPFEKTKITQDLKIVNKLFKKKPVLMKVRLSYFKNNERFQDFINIGNFPDTL